A single Longimicrobiaceae bacterium DNA region contains:
- a CDS encoding cytidine deaminase, producing the protein MSDTQPQPLPAETAEMLLRRAREVRAHAYVPYSRFTVGAALLAESGEVFTGCNVENASYGLTNCAERVAVGKAVSEGVRRFRAVAVVGPQDDVPLAPCGSCRQVLYEFGPDMVVVTPEGEGYTAASMRELLPGAFDETRLGAAEPLG; encoded by the coding sequence TTGAGCGACACCCAGCCCCAGCCCCTCCCGGCCGAAACGGCGGAGATGCTCCTCCGCCGCGCCCGCGAGGTGCGCGCCCACGCCTACGTCCCCTACTCCCGCTTCACCGTGGGCGCCGCGCTCCTCGCGGAGAGCGGCGAGGTGTTCACCGGCTGCAACGTGGAGAACGCCTCGTACGGCCTCACCAACTGCGCGGAGCGGGTGGCGGTGGGAAAGGCGGTGTCGGAGGGGGTGCGCCGCTTCCGCGCCGTGGCGGTGGTGGGCCCGCAGGACGACGTCCCCCTCGCCCCCTGCGGCTCGTGCCGGCAGGTGCTCTACGAGTTCGGGCCGGACATGGTGGTGGTGACGCCGGAGGGAGAGGGCTACACGGCGGCCAGCATGCGGGAGCTGCTTCCCGGCGCCTTCGACGAGACCCGGCTGGGCGCCGCGGAGCCCCTCGGATGA